The DNA segment TCCTTAAAGGGGCGAAATTGAAAATGAGATTGGATAAATTTAAAGCTGCAAAAACTCCAAATGAACAAAAAGCAACTTTGCTCTAGTAATGAAACATTAAGCAATAAATATGTATTGGTTTTAGCTGCCCTTACCTGAATAAAAGAGGTAGAATTCTTGTCTGAAAGAATAATCCTAGCGATATTTGTCAAAGGCCCGTTTGTCAAAATGGTAACTTTAGATTGTGACTTGAGTGATTTGACTACGGATTGCCAGATTTCAAGAGCTAGTGGCTGTCTAAGTTCAGGATGATCTGTGTCTCGAGGAGCTCCGAATCCCACAGAATTTTCTGCTGTATATCTTAAATTAAAAACATCAAAGATCCACGTGTAAATGTATTTTCCAAATAATCATCAAAATTATTTGATAACTAACATAGTTTTTCAAAAGCATAGTGCTACATTtgcaaaagaagaaaaagagtcATATGGCTATTAGATATGACATCGACACTGGTCAAAAAGGTCGGTCTTCTTGATGATTTGACAATGCTACACTGAGAGATCTACTCCGACAGTATAAATAGTCATTAGATTGGATGGAACCCTCGTGTTCTGTGGTGGAATCCACCCCAAAACATGTCATTGGCTAGAATAACTTAAACAATAGATCTCCTCGTGTAGCATAGTGAGAGTCCTCCCTCCATGGCTATTAGAGGCATTTACTGTATAAAAATACATAGACATCATAGAACTTAAGTGTAGTGAGGTTAGGAGCGAGCTCTTAATAACACAATCATCCCTTTAAATTGTGTATAATCAATTTTTTGTAAATTTACTAGCTTCTATCTTACCAACGCATTATTAGaccttaaatttttaagttatatTGCTAGAAGTGAAGAAAATAGAGAACTCCAGAAAAATTTAACTAAAAACCTTCGAGGGCTTCGAGGTAAATCACGAGCCAAGCCATACAATGTGTCAGAATCAAGAAAGCCGCCGCTGCCGTGTGGTATGGCTCTACTGTACTTGCAACCTCCAACAGCTGAGAAAATAGGATCTGATTGATTCAGTGGGAACATGTCGCCCAATCCAACCAGAATATCGTCTCGGCCCATCATGTGTAGCAAATCATAGATGACATCTATGGTTGCTGCGTTTGCCCATCCAGTTGGAGTCACTAATATTGCCTGGATGTCACCACACCAAATGCACAATGATAACATTTTATTTCACTAGACTAAAAGTTTTCCTACTCTGTTGTGTACTTTCATTATAAAAAAACAAAGGTCAATTCCctccaaaaaaaaatatgcatgGATCAATCTAAATTCCTAGCTAAAGTGCAGCCCTATCAGTTGAAGGACGCGTGGAATAATTTGTGGAAGTGGGAAAGAAGCAAACTATATTTCACCTTAAGATTTATGACTTCTATAGGCTTCTTGAGGAGATAAAAGAGCGCCAAGAAATCTCCTGCGCTCATGTCCATGTCAAAAATTACATTCCTCCCTAGCTGTTTCCCCTTCAAATCTGGTTTGTATAGAACTTCTTTATAGTCAAGAAACTGTGTCGTGAAATTGAAGCGACCGCTTTGTTGAGGCCGGTTTACAACCTATAATCAAGATCATCTTTCTTAAATGTTAACTAATGCAACATGACTTGAATGTGATGGATATAAGGCGTCATAAAATGTATAGATCAAGTTTACATCAAGAAAACTTCTGAAATATTCTCGGTTCAAAGGACTGGTTCTATCAAGGTTTGGTTTGGCTCGTGTGGCAACAAGAACACGAACTCCTCCTCCACCAGTCACTTCTGCTGTATAGCCATCCTGTGCAACTTCTTAGAGACATGTTAGAGACACATAAATCACATAGAAGGAAaacttatataatatattataaaactTTGTGAAGAATTGATATTTTACCTTGCATCTGCCTCTTCCATTCTTGACCACACAGAACGGATCACGCAGTCCGGTCTGGACATGGCCACTATGAACACCGTTtttcttcaaatcaaactttagTTTTTTAAGGCCATCAAAGAATGGATTTGATCCGTCGGATATTCCATACGGCTCATTTGAAGTAATCACAGTAATGTTCATATACTCCATGACAGCAAATTCATTTTCTCCATTATTGTTATTCTGATTAAGCATTATGGAAGTGGCTACACCAGATAGAAATGAATCCCACATGAAGTAACTCTGCAGAGAGTGAAGTTTCATGATGTTAAATCTTTTGTAGATATGATGTCAGAGtagtaaattttaattatttaccGTAAAAAACTGGTCGTCAAACCAAGTATCACGAGCCATTTTCAATGACTTGAATATGTATTGTGCCTCATAAGTATGTTGATTCTTCTCAAGTTCTTCGAAAAAATTGCTTGAGATGGGGATCGTGTTTGTGGCATCTAAAGGAACAATAGTAACTGGAATGCCAGAATGAATCACCTGTAATGCATGGACTATAAAAGATCAAATAAAACTATGTAAAGAAGATACTTAGTAGATAGGAATTCAAGAAAATTACtaatattttcatgaaaatcaGTGTCTGCTAAAACAATGGATAAAAAATGTGATCTCGTCTAAAAGAACCTGATATGCAGCAAAGGGATCTCCAAACATGTTAAACTCTGCATATGGATTTGATAAATAATCGGAAAAAATGTTTCCTCTATCACCACACTGTCGAGGCTGACACGACGATTCAGCAGGGTTAGGACAGCAACCGGTTGGATTTTTCGATCTTACACCACCACCCATTATGTAAATATGCtcaatatttttcttcaaatgtGGGTTACTCAATAGAAAAATACCCAGATTGGTATTCGCTCCAATCACAAATACTGTGATAGGACCAGCAGAAATCTTATCAATCATCACTTGTTGAGCCGTTGGCTGGCGCAGAGGTAAATATCTCCTACTTCCCTGGTTTCaattcaatatttttatcaCAAACATGGCATTCctacattttttttaatgcattaatcgATATTGATGCATAGAGGAGTCTCATACCTGTGGAAGAAAGCTTTTCCTGAATCCAAAATTTGTATCAATATCTAATCTTCCTCCAAGACCTACTGGTATAGCTTGTCTATATCTGCAATATCCAGCGGTACCATTTCCCTGGTGAAATGACCCGACAATACTTATATCAAGATCTCAGATGTTGCGCGactgaaaaattaattttcaacaTGGATTCATGAAACAGGAGGGTGTAACCTGTTCGATAATGGGGTGATACCCACCAACATTCGGCAAAATAGTACCGTCCTCGAGTATACTGCCTTCACCTCCAACACCAACAGAAATGTCATCTCTCCCCATCATGAAGAGAATGTCGTATACTTGATTTACAGAATGCCCTGCATTAGTCCATGCATTTGTGTTCAAAGTAACCGCCTGCACAAGTTTATGAAAGTAAAAGAAAAAATCAACAACATGTACTCTATTGCATAAGTCCAAACTCGAAAAGCTAATCAATCCAAATCCAAAAATACTATTTATCAAGTGGGAGAGTCTCTAAAACTTATAGATCAAGAAGCAATTCTTTGTGGAAACATAACCGGATTGTAGCATTTAAGGCAACCGACACCCCAACAGCCTATAATCTGATACATGCCACATTGTCACACCAGCATATGCTATCGCCTCCACTCAGTAGGAGTATCAAATTATCAAGAAATGAAACGGATGGAGAACTCAAATCCAAAAGATTAATCTTTTATAAGTGCTAGAGAATACTGGGATCCTAAAACAACAAGATGAAAGAATCCATGTGATGCCATTCATATCTCATCAAAAAAACCtcaaatttcaaagaaaaatcTTGCTACAAGAACTAATGTTTGTGTTACTTAACACGAATACCTGcaaatcaaaatctgatctATTAAGCTTCAGAAGGTAGAGCAGAGCAAATATATCATCTGTATCGACATCAGTATCCAATAGAATCCGATACGGCTGCCGCTCAGCCTCCACCACACAAGAGACGTTACTTCCCATCAACACAAACGCGAATAATAGCATACATATGCACACACATCTCTGCAGCATCATCTTTATCTCCCTTTCAACACAGTACAAGAGGCAAGAAATCTTGAAGTACAGCTTTTTACGTTCAAGAACGCAGGATCCCACAAAGAAAAATGAAATGAATCGATTCTAAGAATTTTCAGAGATACAAACTTTTGTACTTACAAAACCATCATAAGTGGATACAATCATAGTACCTTTTCTCGGGTCTTTCAAGCATGGAAGAGTAGCGTCGAATGATGATTCCAAGAAATACAAAAggagagattttgaagatgaatgtTGCAAAACAAAAGGGCAGAGAGAAGGAAGAAATGTTGCAGAGTAGAAGACTGTTGACGCTAATTGCAACAGAGTTTATTAAATGATGATGGCATGGCAGCGTCTTTTGGCCAGCATTGTtcaagttattttaattttttaaagtttgattttgttatattaatttttaatttctttcttGTGGTATTATGATTGACTTGATAACATTGCAAGTCATCGTTTTTCAAAgttatatcattattttttagtatTTCATCTGTATTTTTCGATGTTACGTTAACAATTTGACCAAATTAATGGAAatctaaaatttattatatcaaaatcaaattttaaaaatttaataaattaaattcaaaattcaagagTTTGTCTCAATTCGATTACATATCCCTATTTAACACTTGAAAAAGGTGAAAATAAGTTTTGGATAAGTTAAATAATAAAATGGAAATTttgtcaatatttttttaatatgtatCAAAAAAATAAGTTTGTGTGTTTGAGTTTTGGACAAGTTAAATAATAAAATGGAAAGTTTgtctataattttatttttttcaataatttttttaatttgtatcAAAAAATTGAGTTTATGTGTTTGAGATGGAGAGAACGATAGCAAaggaaaaaatagaaaatatttatttactcaaaaaaaaaatatatgtatttatttattttggaaaaaTAGATACAAAAGAGtgttaaaataatttgaaatgaatatatatattgggACGGAGAAATGCTTTGTTTTAAAAGTCAAAATCTAGATGCCGAAGAAATGATTTTTGGGCTActctttaaatatttatttagcaTTGTCTCACATTGTCTCACGGATTTTTATCTAtccatatttatattaaaaattagaaagtaatatttttgacataaaaattaatattttttcatggttGACCTTATGACCTATATAGGAGAtggcaaaaactcctatgagacggaCTCAAGAGTCAtttttatgagacggatctcttgtatgggttatccattaaaaagtattataatttatgccaaaagtattacttattaatataattatggATAAGGTCAacccgtctcacggatgagaccgtctcacagaaGTGTTACTCATAGGAGATCTGTATCATAAAATTGATCCGTGAGACCATCTCAGAAGAGTTTTTGTGATTTTCAAAAGTGAggtgttatttttttatttttttccttaaaaaataataaaatgtataatctttttctttaaaaataacattttaaacacaaatttaattaaatgtctaatttttttattaaaatgtttaatTGAGATTGGATTTCTGTATCGAAAATGGTCCATAATGATGGTGGGAATAAAAGTTCTTAAATTTCATGGAATGATTTGTGGTTGTTAATGGTGTAAGTAATAATAATTATTGATACGTCAATAGTCAACTGTCTTACAAACTTTCAACTTTCAAGTACTTTTGTTGGAACACAGAATTTTGATATTGATATTAACTCAATCTACATTAATTAATAGATGATCAACTGATTCTATCGAGAGACAAGCCAAAAAAAACATAAACTGACCAAGATTATCAAGCCAAAACAATGAGATCAACTGGTCGATCAGCATAACAGAGGCGTAGAGATCAACTAAGCATAATTAGTAAAGAAGTAGTGTCGCTCAGCTATCAGAGCAGTTGAGCAGAGCTAAACTGATAAAATGAAGATAACTGGATTCAGTTTAAAGCTAAACTGAATCAGTTGGACCTTATCCATCCAGTATATAAACTGATCAAGAGTTTGAGCGATTTAAGTCAAGCAACGGAACTCTTGTGGATAAGTTTCTCTGTACCAGACAAAGTGCCGAAAGAAGAAGAGACAACAGTGTGTCTTTGTGTCATGGAATGTCTGCGAAAAGACAAATTAACGACCAATAATTTGAATCTAAAATAGTTGTTACACGTCAAGTATAAATACCCATCTTCGGGATATTTCAAAGCAAGTGAATCTTGAAAAAGCACTCAAAAATTTACTCCCACTATCAGAGGTAAACTGAACACATTCAGTCTACCCATACACAATCAGTCAAGGAAAGAAAAGCTTACTGAAGTTCATATTCCAAGCCGAAGATCACATGCACGAATATGTGATTAGAAAATCAATCTAGTGCTAAGTATTGTGTTGTAATCAGTGTGATCAATTGAGGTGCTGCAAAACTCATTGTAACAAGGATCACTCGTGAACTGTGGCCTTGAAGTGTatctaggagttctgagataggcaGTATGTATAAGTCCTAGTTTTGGAGTGGGATGTTACAAGTTgattgtaatagtcaaagttTTCTaaagtgaatccttccgaggtggaagaaggcgTGACGTAGGAgtctttgaaatctccgaacattcaTAAACAAACACTGAGTAATCTTACTTCTAGTTCATCACTCACACACAAAGTTCAGTAATATTAAGTTCAATCTGTTAGTTGACATCATTAATTCCGCACAATATAAATGTTTGCTAGTTAATGTCGACACACGAGAAGCATAGAGATCAGTTGACTAACCACAACTAAACTCAAAATGAAAGACTTTGAAGTCAGCTGCTACACTGATATTGGACAAATCAGTTTACCAGCAACACTGCACTCGATCCTatcaacttttttttaaaatgataacAACTAACAACTAATGatcttgttatatatatatatatagtttctttcaagtgaccacctatcatgcccactaccatgcccactaatgatgtggcactattctattggatagaatagtgtcacatcattggtgggcatggtagtgggcatgataggtgggcacttgaaagaaactatatatatatatatatatatatatatatatatataaaaattttcagcTACCTAACCAATGATGTtcaactcgtccccgaccactaaaacctggtaccgtgttttagtgatgtgtcaaaaaaaacaactaaaactaTATAGACACACACGCacgcgcacacacacacacacatacatatatatatatatatatatatatatatatatatatatatatatacatacatacatacatacatacatacacatgAAATTTTGATAAGATGAACACTCATTGTCGATACTTACATGAATATCGGTTGAGATAACGTTCAATGTTTATGGATGTGTCCACAATAGATGTTCaccatatcaaaatatatacgcgcgtgtgtgtgtgtgtgttttttttttttttgtgtaattTTGATAGATTGTGAATAATTAATGCATGTGAAAGTGAAAGTTTCAATAATTACACCTTGCATAAGAAATTATGGTCGCATAGATTGACTAATGAtcattaatttgattttttttatcaatattttttcgAACAAGTCTGTCATACATAGTTTATTTTGTGAAATTACTTGACTAATGTATTTTACAAGCTATTGTGATAGCCCAATATTTACAAGATCTGCACCGAAAGATATTACAGATTTTCATGTCATAAAAAAATTGTCTCATTATTGAATGGCGTAGTTTTTGTTAATCATGCTAATTTAATAATGGatgaatattaatattaaattaaccgaccaatacataataaaatatattaataaatatgtttAAAAATTCCTATAATGTATATATAGCCATTCTATAGATACTTTTCTTTTGTTTTAGTTAGATTATAATAATGAGAGTAGACCTTGAATTCTTTTTCTAAGAGAATTCAGAATAATATTAGCATACGAGGCTACACAGAGTTTTTTTTCATTGTTTTCTTGTAACTTATAGCCACACATTcagagattttttttttgtttcttgttTTTTCCTTTGTTAATTAACGCGACGTAGCCCCTTTGCAACTTGACTTGACCATTAATATTAATGGTGAAAGGATAGCGTGATGAAATAGTCATACTTTAGGGTtgaacaaatatttaaaatagaGTTATTCACAACAAAATCCTctataaaatattgaaaatgtgtattttatttttatggaaattagataGAGGTCTAAGACCAtgacattttataaaaattgtgAACGATGTACCTCCGCTAACGTGATTTTTTGGACACGTGTTTGTGTTGTGGTTAAGAAACCAACATGAAATCCAATATTGAGTTGAGATTTCTCATACAAGAAAGTGTGTAATCTCAGCTTAAAGATTAATTCCATGTTTCTTACtataaaaaaatctaaaaatttcacGGTTTCTCGATCAACCTTTTTGTGAGgttttgggaattatattctaaTGTGTGCATTATGTGGATcttgaaatattatatatcaataaaatattatttttgtgcattcaatataatattattcaaaatttgtttttttagcCACAACATGTGCGCGTGTTCAAAAATTCGCATTAACAAAGGTAAATCgtgaaatttttataaaaatcaaaggTTGCGATGTCTATTTAATTTTCATGAGGGTGTAGtatgtttttcaattttttagaTAGGGTTTTGGTGCATATAACTCATTTAGAATATGCAATTAATATtagatatatgaatttttttttccttcgttgttttattattaaatctcgCAAATAGTTTGATTCTATTCAGCTCAAGCTCGATTTCAATCAAGCTGAGTTTCAGTGCTGGAGTCAGTTATTTTAGTGTTTCCTACTCATAATTGGATACAATTGATAAGTATTTTGGCTCGAGTTATAAAGAATCTTatgatctttatttaatttttttaaaatcttattttaaactTCGTTGCTCAATAAATCAGTgattttgattaaaaaataaatatagaacACATTTTTCATAATTATACCAATACCATCAAAGGTCAAGATCAAACTCAAATTCGACAAGACTTATTATTCTCCATTCATTACTTGCTTTATCGCATGTTTCCTGGCCGCAACCGTTTGTATTTTATTTGTGTGATAGACAATCAAGTTTTGGTGCTTACAAAATATTGCTCTGAGTTTTCGTGAGATATGATTTCTTCGATTCAATTTTTATCCAGAATCTTCTTTATATTTTGTTATCGTAAGGGAAACTTCCTTGTACAGTGGTGCTGTCAAAGAACTGCACAAATCTCTTGCTACAAAATCAAATGTGCGAATCCGAGGCGCGTATAttagctttttttaaaaaactatttGTTTCCACCACGGTGATGTAATTGAACTAAGCAAATGTTCCTCCAAGATACAATGGATTCCTAAGAATGTTGTTTTCAAAGTGCATGCTTGAAaaaaaccatgaatacattggATATCTTTCAACTTAATAATCAAATGTTTGTATATTGTATCAGCAGTATAACAATATCCAAACTACAAGTAttttgatgaaaaatattttctgcTAAAAAGGTCGAGGAACCAGTGTGCAGAATTTTCTCACACAGATTTTCAAATTGATTGTGTTAGAATATGTTGGAATGAAGATTGATGCAGTATTTATAATGACCGAATCATATCCTATGATAGAACACGTCTTTTTTATGATACACATTCGTTTGAATTATCAGAAACCCCCAAAACCACAAAGGGATGTCATGAACAGACGTCTTTGTTCATTACAGACATGAAGGAACTTCACATCATGGTGCACCGAATTTCTGGTTCCTTCAATCTGGTTCTCTTCCCACTTTATTTCCTTGGTTCCTTTAGATTCCTTTTGGTTCTTTCAGATACCATCTATCATTTTTAACATgagatttttcatttttatggAAAACACCAACAATCCTTCACtattttcataaaaatgaatttaaataatttttccgaTTATCAAGCTACAAGTCTTATGCATAAATAAAGATATCCAATGGATTTGAATCTTTACATAGTGAAGAGCTCTCAAATGTTAATCAAGGTGACTGGTAGACCATCTTTGAACCAGCGACCTTATACGATTAATCGGAGGGATATCACACATAGGATTTTTTGATCttatgtttgtttttttgtaattttgttCTTCTATATTATCAAATATCTGGTGTACgctatcttttttttttgttgttgaaattttagtatttttttcaaCCGAAAGCTGACATAGAACCAATACAATGATGATGTCATGCTGATGTTTACTGTGTCACCTCAGCACTCCCAATGAAATtgactaaaattataataaaaataaaaatttatagaaATAAATGTGAAATTTGACAACATATAGGAACAAAATCGTAAAGTGACAAAATTACATGAtaaaattgcagtttttccttaaaaaaataaaagacatttattgaaatttttcaaGTGAACTTGTGGAAAAGTATTGTAAGCTTTGCATACTGAATGAGACACTAATAGGATTGGTtcaggggggggggggtgagcTTTCTAGATTGATAGTGTTTGTGTCCTTGTAGCAGACCCCGAAATCTTTCAAGATGAGTTCAGTTGAAGTTGATCAACTGAACTCTATTATTCTCGTGTGTCTATATTAATCGACCAACTTAGGTAAGTGCGAAATGAGGTCGATTAATATATTGAACTTGTTATGGACTGTATGTGATAATGATCTGAAAGTAAGAACGCTAAAGTttatttatggatgttcgaagatttcaacaactcctacgtcaccccttcttctatctcggaaggattcactctagaagactttgactattacaatcAACTTGCAACAGCATACTCCAAGACCAGGACTTACACACACTGTCTATCCCAGAACTCCTAAAAACATTTCAAGGACACCAGTTCTCGACTGCTCCTTGTTACAATGAGGTTTGCAGCACCTTAACTGATCACACGGATACAACAATGTTTGCAACACAACACTTAGCACTTGATTGGTCTTCTAATCACGGAATTTTGCTAGTGTTCTTCGGCTTGCTTGAGTATTATATTCAGTAAGCGTTTCTTTCCTCGACTGATTGTGTATGGGTAAACTGAATGTGTTCAGTTTACCTTTTATAGTCAGAGTATACTTGCGAGTTCTTTTTCAAGATGTCAGTGAAATGTCCCGAGGATGGGTATTTATATTCCAACATATAATAGCTCTATTTTGAATTCAAATCATTTTGTCGTTAGCTTGTCTTTCCCGCGACATTCTCTGGCAAAATCGTACACTAATGTATTTCTGTTTTTGGCGCTTGTCTGGTACAAGAAAACCTTACTCAGTTGAGTTCCGTTTGATTTGGATCGGCTTACACAGATTTTTGATTGACTTAGGTTTTAGTAAGCCCAACTGATTCATATCTCTGCTAAACTGAATTGAGTTGTCTTCATACTTTCAGTTGAACTCTGCTCAACTACTCCGATGACTGATTAAGATCGATTCTTCCTCAACTGATGTATCAGTTTAGCTCGTAAGTTTATATCTTGCCTTTGTTTTTCTTGATGTCAATTGCAGAATTCAGTTTGACAAATTTTTGGATGAATAGTTTTGTAGATATCAACACCTTGAAAGTTCCTACagacattaattaaaaaaacataattaaaactaaaaattaaataaagtccCATATTGGGGtatttttttaacatgtttagttaatttaaccaaataattaaacacggTTTTTTCAACACTGTTGTGATCACCATCACGACCAAGGTCaataagttatttttttttcaataaaaattaatttaatagaaCTACCACCATTACGTGTAAATTGAATGAGTTACTTTGTAcaaataatgaaataaatatatttggtgagaaatagaaatagaaataaaatagattattttttttgtaaatattcTCTGACACtaatattttttacaaaaaatttcacaatattTTTATGCAAATATTTTTCAGAAAGAATAAGaaacaattaaaagaaaaattttataaagaaaattttattttaagtaaaataatatcATTGTTATAATAGTATACAATAATTTTTGCTATAATATATAgatgataattaataaaaaaaattagtttcagtaaaataatatcatttttATAATAGTATACAATACGTTTTGCTATAATAGATAgatgataattaattaaaaaatcaattaagTTTTCTAACATTTAACATCAGAAATAGAACGGAAAGGAATTatgattattaaataaaaaataattaaaacacaaTTAAGGTTTTTAACATTTATCATCATAAATAGAACGGAAAGGAATTGTggttattaaataaaaaataattaaacaaaatattattttatacaaaAATGGAAGCCAATggaaaaacatgaaaaatgatCTTTGGGATACCTAGTATGAAGTATATCATATATTAATGATCTTTGGGTTTAGTTCTTGAAGGTGTAACTTACGGGGTAGTTGTCcaatctcttaataatatttgctcCATTCGTGAACGTAGGCTAATTTTgggccgaaccacgtaaatcttgtattatttatttttcgttCTTACTATTTTAGTTTTGTGTGATTAACCGAAAACTGATCATTTCATTTTGATCAGGTGATTTATCAATTCTTCATTGAATACTTGTCCAGATTATTGTTTTAAATAAACAACATGATCAAatatttttgatgtttttaGAATAAGTAATGTTCCATAGTTGAGTGTATAGGCACGAGCAATTTTAAGTCCATTCCTTGCCTTATTTTTCTGCCATACATGGCTTTTGAGTCAATTCtttaatttagattttttttcaaTGTCGATGAAATCCGTAACGATTATACTTCCATGAATCCGAAtttgttgaatttatttatttttatttaattgcgAGGTTACAGTCGAGTATCTTTAATGCGATTCTCCTTTTG comes from the Henckelia pumila isolate YLH828 chromosome 1, ASM3356847v2, whole genome shotgun sequence genome and includes:
- the LOC140887844 gene encoding nucleoside hydrolase 3 isoform X1, with product MLERPEKREIKMMLQRCVCICMLLFAFVLMGSNVSCVVEAERQPYRILLDTDVDTDDIFALLYLLKLNRSDFDLQAVTLNTNAWTNAGHSVNQVYDILFMMGRDDISVGVGGEGSILEDGTILPNVGGYHPIIEQGNGTAGYCRYRQAIPVGLGGRLDIDTNFGFRKSFLPQGSRRYLPLRQPTAQQVMIDKISAGPITVFVIGANTNLGIFLLSNPHLKKNIEHIYIMGGGVRSKNPTGCCPNPAESSCQPRQCGDRGNIFSDYLSNPYAEFNMFGDPFAAYQVIHSGIPVTIVPLDATNTIPISSNFFEELEKNQHTYEAQYIFKSLKMARDTWFDDQFFTSYFMWDSFLSGVATSIMLNQNNNNGENEFAVMEYMNITVITSNEPYGISDGSNPFFDGLKKLKFDLKKNGVHSGHVQTGLRDPFCVVKNGRGRCKDGYTAEVTGGGGVRVLVATRAKPNLDRTSPLNREYFRSFLDVVNRPQQSGRFNFTTQFLDYKEVLYKPDLKGKQLGRNVIFDMDMSAGDFLALFYLLKKPIEVINLKAILVTPTGWANAATIDVIYDLLHMMGRDDILVGLGDMFPLNQSDPIFSAVGGCKYSRAIPHGSGGFLDSDTLYGLARDLPRSPRRYTAENSVGFGAPRDTDHPELRQPLALEIWQSVVKSLKSQSKVTILTNGPLTNIARIILSDKNSTSFIQDIFIVGGHVNIDKSSIRGNVNNIPSNEYAELNMFLDPVAAKTVLYYGHNITLIPLGVQRKVSRFTMILESLQLTKKKTPEALFARRLISRLDRLHRAHPSYQHVDMFLGEILGAVILAGDHSVLNASFGVKKVQVLASGVESEDGQITIGKINGNSVRILENVDSLAYYNAFANQLGEQKQSAVIGSFEEQRRQWNRARI